In Armatimonadota bacterium, the sequence GCCCCTTCCCGGCGAAGGCCCCGCACCACGTGCACCACCTTGTAGGCCGCGATTCCGCCGCACACCCCCACCACGATGCAGCGTCCGGTCACGGAACCCTCCTCCCCACCGCCCGGGCGAGCAGCGCCAGGGCCTCCGTCACCTCCTCCGGGCCCCAGAGGGAGGTGTCCAGGACCACGTGGTAGGGGGAGAGGTCGTCCAGGTCAATCCCGTAGATCTCCCGGTAGCGCCTGCGCTCGCTTTCTTCCCGGTGCTGGAGCTCCGCCCGGGCCGCCTCCACGGGGATTCCTTCCCGCTCGCTCACCCGCCGCGCCCGCACCTCCACCGGGGCTTTCAGCCACACCTTCATATCCGCGGCCACGAACCACCCTCCCAGTCGGGAGTCCAGCACCAGGTCCCCCTCCCGCGCCATCTCCACCTGCAGCCGGTCCAGCTCCCGATCGATGGAGTGGTCCTGCTCCGCCAGCTCGGAGAACCGCAGGAGGGTGATCCCCCGCTGCGCGGCCCAACGGCGCATAACCTCCCCCGCGGAGAGGTACCGGAGGCCCAGCAGCCCGGCCAGCGCCCGAGCGGTGGTGGTCTTGCCGCTCGCGATGAGCCCGCTAACGGTGATGATCACGTGGGCGTGCCGGAACTTCCTCCACCTCGTCGCCTTCCTCGCGGCTCAGGTATCGATGCGCCACGGTCTCCGGTTGCACCGCGGAGAGGATCACGTGCCCGCTATCGGTGATCACCACCGCCCGGGTCCGGCGCCCGTAGGTGGCGTCGATGAGCGATCCGTTCTCCCGCGCCTCCTGGATGATCCTCCGGATGGGCGCGGAATCAGGGTTCACGATGGCGACGATGCGGTTCGCCGCCACGATGTTCCCGAACCCGATGTGGATGAGCTTCAGCTCCCAGCCACTCACTCTAAATTCTGCGCCTGCTCCCGCAGGCTCTCCAGTTCCGATTTGATCCCGAGCACGGCCCGGGTGATCTCCAGGTCCCCCGCCTTGGCCCCCACGGTGTTCGCCTCCCGCATCATCTCCTGCAGCAGGAACTCCAGCTTGCGGCCCACGGCCCCGGTTCCCTGCTGCAGGAGCGCGCGGGCCTCCTGGAGGTGACTGCGCAGCCGCACCACCTCCTCGCTGATGTCGCTGCGGTCCGCGAACAGGGCCACCTCCATGCTCAGCCGCGCCTCGTCCACGGCGGCTTCCGGCGCCCCTGCCTCGCGCAGCAGTTCCAGGATTCGGCGACGCAGTCGGGCCGCGTACGCCTGCACCACCTCCGGCGCCCGATCCGCGATCCGCTCCAGCGCCGCCTCGATCCGGTCCAGGCGCTGCAGCAGATCCCGCGCCAGACGCACGCCCTCCGCCTCCCGCATCTGCACTAGGTTCTCCACGCACCGCTCCACCGCGGGCTGCAGCTGCACCCACAGGGCCTCCGGATCCTCCTCCGTCTCCTCCACCCGGACCACATCCGGGAGGCTCAGAACCACGGAGAGCGGGACTGGGTCGGAGAGCTGCAAGGCCTGTCGGAGCTCCTCGAGGGCCATGACGTACTGCCGGGCGAGCTCGGCGTCCACGCGGACGGCTTTCCCCCGCCGGCCCGGGTCTTCCCTGATTATAGAGACGTCCACCCGTCCCCGCAACAAACGCTGGGCAAAGGCGATCCGCACCCGGTCCTCCAGAGCCTGCAGGCTCCGAGGCATCCGCACGTTTACCTCCAGGAACCGGTGGTTGACGGACCGGGCCTCCACCACCCACCGTCCGCCCTCCCCGCGGGCCTCCCCGAGCCCGTAGCCCGTCATGCTCCGCACCACGGGATCACTGTACCATAGGTACGATGCCGCCGCCCGCCTCCTTCGACAGCGTGGTCCTGACCGCGGTGGTACAGGAGCTGCGATCTCTCCTGCCCCTGCGGATCACCCGGGTCCTGCAGCTCGGCCCCCTGGAGGTGCTGCTGGGCATCCGGGCACCGGGCGCGCGGGGACTCCTGCTGTCTGCGGACGCCCGATGGTTCCGGGCCCACCTCGTCCGGGAACTCCCGGACCGGGAGGAGCTGGGACCGCTGGGCCAGCTGCTCCGGGCTCGGCTCGTGGACGCCCGGATCCTCGGAGTCCACCAGCCCCCGTACGAACGGGTCCTGGAGATCGAGCTGGAGGCCCTGGACGGCTCCTACCGGCTGGTGGCGGAGCTCATGGGTAGGCACGCGAACCTCGTGGTGGTCCGGGAGGGCGTGGTCCTCGGGTGCGCCAAGGCCATCGGTCCGGGTCGATCCCGGGTACGCACCGTGCTCCCCCAGCTCCCCTACACCCCTCCTCCCCCAGACCCCCGGCCGCATCCGGGCGTCACCACCCCGGAAGTGCTCGGAGAAGCCCTCCGGAGCACCACCGGTCCCCTGTGGCAGCGGGTGCTCGCCGCAGTGGGAGGAATCGGGCCCCTGCTCAGCTACGAGCTCGCCCTGCGTGTCGGGGATCCCGAGACGCACGAGATTCCGGAAACCATGGCCGAACGCCTCAGTTCGGAGCTCGCCGCCCTCCACGCGCGAGTCCAGTCCGGAGACTTCCACCCCCAGCTCTACCGGCGGAACGGGGAGCCCGTGGCCTACACTCCCTTCCCCTTCATCTGCATGGCCGGATATGAGGGACTTTCCACCTCCATGAGCGAGGCGGTGGATCTGGTGGTCTCGCACCGGGCCGCCGCGGACCGGTTCGAGACGGAGCGGCGCTTCCTGCTCCGGGCCGTGGAGGCCGCGGCCTCCCGCGTGCACCGGGCCCTGCAGGAAGCGGAGCAGGTCCAGCGGGAGGCCGCGGAGGCGGAAGGGGCCCGCCTGGCAGGCGAACTCCTCCTCGCCTACGCCTCCCGGATCCCTCCCGGTGCCGACCGCGTGACTCTCCCCGACTACGAGGGCAAGGCCGTGGAGATCCCCTTGGATCCCGCCCTGGATCCCATCCGGAACGCCCAGCGCTTCTTCCGCCGGTACGCGAAGCTGCGGGCCGCGCGCCAAACCCTCTCCCAGCGCATCCCGGATCTCCGGGAGCAGCTGGAGCACCTGGAGGAGCTCCGGGTGCACCTGGAGCACGTGCGAACCCTCGAAGACCTCCTGGCCTTGCGGGAGGAGCTCGAGGAGACGGGGATCCTCCCACCACCCCCAAAGCGGCCCAGGGTGCGGCCCCTAGGCGGGCCGCGCACCTTCCTGGTAGATGGCTTTCAGGTGCTCGTGGGCCGCTCCAGCCGCGAGAACGACCACCTCACCTTTCGCGTGGCAGGCCCGGAAGACCTGTGGCTGCACGCCCGGGGGATCCCCGGTGCCCACGTGATCCTGCGCACGGGCGGCCACATCCCACCCGAGGAGGTCATCGGGAAGGCCGCCCAGATCGCCGCGTACTTCAGCGCGGGCCGCTCGGGCACCGCTGTGGAGGTGGACGTGACGGAGCGGCGGTGGGTGTGGAAACCCAAAGGGGCGCGACCCGGCCGGGTCCTGTACCGGAACGAGCGGACGTTGCGGGTGCGCCCCCTCCTCCCGGAGGGCAGGGAAGGCGGATCCGTAGGAGAATGAAAACGAGGAGGAAGCGCCGTGAAGTACATCGTCCTCGCGGAGACCTACGCCCAGGTGGAGCAGACCAGCTCGCGCCTGGAGACCACGGCGCTGCTGAGCGCGCTCTTCCACAAAACGCCCAAATCCCTTATCGGCCGCGTGACCTACCTCACCCAGGGCCGGCTGCACCCCGACTTCGAGGGGATCGAGATCGGCGTGGCGGAGAAGCTGGCGGTGCGGGCCGTGGCCCAGGCCACGGGGTCGGATCCGGAGGCCGTGGCCCGACAGCTGAGCCGGGAGGGAGATCTGGGAAGTGTCGCGGAGAAGCTGCTGAGCCACAAACGGCGCACGCCCACCCTCACCGTGGACGAGGTGTACGGGACCCTGGACCGGGCCGCCCGTACCTCCGGCCAGGGCGCCCAGGCGGCGAAGCTGGAGCTGATCGCGCAGCTGTTGGAACGGGCCACGCCCCTGGAGGCCAAGTACATCGTGCGCACCGCCACGGGCAAGCTCCGCATGGGCGTGGGGGACATGACGGTGTTGGATGCCTTGGCGGAGGTGTTCGCGGGTGGACGGAAGAACCGGCCAGCCCTCGAGCGGGCCTACAACCTCACCAGCGACCTGGGCTATGTGGCGCAGGTGGTGGCGGAGGGGGGGCTCGAGGCCGTCCGCGGAATCCACGTGGTGGTTGGCAAGCCCATCCGGCCCATGCTGGCGGAACGGCTCCGGACTCCGGAGGAGATCCTGGCCAAAACAGGCGGACGCTGCATCGCGGAGTACAAGTACGACGGGGAGCGGGTGCAGATCCACAAGAAGGACAGAGAGATCCTCCTCTACAGCCGGCGGCTGGAGCGGATCACCCCCCAGTATCCGGACGTGGTGGACCTAGCTCGGCGGTGCCTCAGGACCCGGGGCTGCATCGTGGAGGGTGAAGTGGTGGCCGTTGACCCGGAGAGCGGGGAACTGCTGCCCTTCCAGGAGCTCATGCCCCGGCGGCGCAAGTACGGCGTCGAGGAGGCCATGCAGCAGATCCCTACCGCCCTCTACCTCTTTGACGCTCTCTACGCGGATGGGGAGGACTTGACGGAGCGGTCCTACATCGAGCGGCACCGGGTTCTGGAACGCATCGTCCAGGAGGACGACCGGTGCCGCCTTGCCAGCTGGCGGGAGGTACGCTCCGTGGAGGAGCTGGAAGCTTTCTTCGAGCAGGCGGTGCAGGACGGATGCGAGGGGCTGGTGTGCAAATCACCGGGCGGGGTCTACCAGGCGGGGGCGAGGGGATGGCTGTGGATCAAGTTCAAGCGGGAGTACCGTAGCGAGCTCACGGACTCCGTGGACCTGGTGGTGGTGGGAGCCCTCCACGGCCGTGGCCGCCGGGCGGGAACCTACGGGGCCCTGCTCATGGCCGCCTACGACCCGCAGGAGGATAACTTCCCCACGGTGTGCAAGGTGGGAACCGGATTCACGGACGAGTTCCTCGCGGAACTGCCGAAGCGGCTTGCGCCCTACGTGCGGCGGGAAAGGCCGCCACGGGTCACCAGCCGCATGGTTCCGGATGTTTGGGTGGAGCCCGCCCTGGTCTTCGAGATCATCGGCGCGGAGATCACCCTGAGCCCTGTGCACACCGCCGGGTGGAGTCGGGTGCGGGAGGGTGCGGGGTTCGCCATCCGGTTCCCCCGGTTCGTGCGGGTGCGGGAGGACAAGGCACCTACGGACGCCACCACGGTGG encodes:
- a CDS encoding AAA family ATPase, with the translated sequence MIITVSGLIASGKTTTARALAGLLGLRYLSAGEVMRRWAAQRGITLLRFSELAEQDHSIDRELDRLQVEMAREGDLVLDSRLGGWFVAADMKVWLKAPVEVRARRVSEREGIPVEAARAELQHREESERRRYREIYGIDLDDLSPYHVVLDTSLWGPEEVTEALALLARAVGRRVP
- a CDS encoding DUF370 domain-containing protein, producing MSGWELKLIHIGFGNIVAANRIVAIVNPDSAPIRRIIQEARENGSLIDATYGRRTRAVVITDSGHVILSAVQPETVAHRYLSREEGDEVEEVPARPRDHHR
- a CDS encoding YicC family protein; translated protein: MTGYGLGEARGEGGRWVVEARSVNHRFLEVNVRMPRSLQALEDRVRIAFAQRLLRGRVDVSIIREDPGRRGKAVRVDAELARQYVMALEELRQALQLSDPVPLSVVLSLPDVVRVEETEEDPEALWVQLQPAVERCVENLVQMREAEGVRLARDLLQRLDRIEAALERIADRAPEVVQAYAARLRRRILELLREAGAPEAAVDEARLSMEVALFADRSDISEEVVRLRSHLQEARALLQQGTGAVGRKLEFLLQEMMREANTVGAKAGDLEITRAVLGIKSELESLREQAQNLE
- a CDS encoding NFACT family protein, which codes for MPPPASFDSVVLTAVVQELRSLLPLRITRVLQLGPLEVLLGIRAPGARGLLLSADARWFRAHLVRELPDREELGPLGQLLRARLVDARILGVHQPPYERVLEIELEALDGSYRLVAELMGRHANLVVVREGVVLGCAKAIGPGRSRVRTVLPQLPYTPPPPDPRPHPGVTTPEVLGEALRSTTGPLWQRVLAAVGGIGPLLSYELALRVGDPETHEIPETMAERLSSELAALHARVQSGDFHPQLYRRNGEPVAYTPFPFICMAGYEGLSTSMSEAVDLVVSHRAAADRFETERRFLLRAVEAAASRVHRALQEAEQVQREAAEAEGARLAGELLLAYASRIPPGADRVTLPDYEGKAVEIPLDPALDPIRNAQRFFRRYAKLRAARQTLSQRIPDLREQLEHLEELRVHLEHVRTLEDLLALREELEETGILPPPPKRPRVRPLGGPRTFLVDGFQVLVGRSSRENDHLTFRVAGPEDLWLHARGIPGAHVILRTGGHIPPEEVIGKAAQIAAYFSAGRSGTAVEVDVTERRWVWKPKGARPGRVLYRNERTLRVRPLLPEGREGGSVGE
- a CDS encoding ATP-dependent DNA ligase, giving the protein MKYIVLAETYAQVEQTSSRLETTALLSALFHKTPKSLIGRVTYLTQGRLHPDFEGIEIGVAEKLAVRAVAQATGSDPEAVARQLSREGDLGSVAEKLLSHKRRTPTLTVDEVYGTLDRAARTSGQGAQAAKLELIAQLLERATPLEAKYIVRTATGKLRMGVGDMTVLDALAEVFAGGRKNRPALERAYNLTSDLGYVAQVVAEGGLEAVRGIHVVVGKPIRPMLAERLRTPEEILAKTGGRCIAEYKYDGERVQIHKKDREILLYSRRLERITPQYPDVVDLARRCLRTRGCIVEGEVVAVDPESGELLPFQELMPRRRKYGVEEAMQQIPTALYLFDALYADGEDLTERSYIERHRVLERIVQEDDRCRLASWREVRSVEELEAFFEQAVQDGCEGLVCKSPGGVYQAGARGWLWIKFKREYRSELTDSVDLVVVGALHGRGRRAGTYGALLMAAYDPQEDNFPTVCKVGTGFTDEFLAELPKRLAPYVRRERPPRVTSRMVPDVWVEPALVFEIIGAEITLSPVHTAGWSRVREGAGFAIRFPRFVRVREDKAPTDATTVEELVEMYERKLRKIPT